A stretch of Paracoccus sp. N5 DNA encodes these proteins:
- a CDS encoding LysR family transcriptional regulator, with product MDRIDGIRAFVAVVDAGSFTRAGDRLGISNKLVSKYVAALEGQQGVTLLNRTTRALSLTPSGERYLIAARRVLAAMEELDAQASAEEGTLTGRLRITAPVTFGEMFVTQLTRDFTRAHPGISIDLHLSDRYVDLAAEGFDLALRIGQLPDSSLIGRRIGQTEAWAVASPAYLARHSRPTHPEALRDHVCIRDSNAQSPGRAAFLVEGKSVSVALPGQITVNSAQAVRRLVLEGEGLALIPGFVVAEDVAAGRLERLLPAYARPQLDIQALYLPQPFIAPRLSAYLDHLRAALTPLLKAPPPGS from the coding sequence ATGGACAGGATCGACGGCATCCGCGCTTTCGTCGCCGTGGTGGACGCGGGCTCGTTCACCCGGGCCGGCGACAGGCTGGGGATCTCGAACAAGCTGGTCAGCAAATATGTCGCGGCGCTGGAGGGGCAGCAGGGCGTGACGCTGCTGAACCGCACCACCCGCGCGCTGTCGCTGACGCCCTCGGGCGAGCGTTACCTGATCGCCGCGCGCCGGGTGCTGGCCGCGATGGAGGAACTCGACGCCCAGGCCAGCGCCGAGGAAGGCACGCTGACCGGCCGGCTGCGCATCACCGCCCCGGTCACCTTCGGCGAGATGTTCGTGACGCAACTGACCCGCGACTTCACCCGCGCGCATCCGGGCATCAGCATCGACCTGCATCTGAGCGACCGCTATGTCGATCTCGCGGCCGAGGGCTTCGACCTGGCGCTGCGCATCGGGCAATTGCCCGATTCCAGCCTGATCGGCCGCCGCATCGGCCAGACCGAGGCCTGGGCCGTCGCCAGCCCCGCCTATCTGGCCCGCCACTCGCGCCCGACCCATCCCGAGGCGCTGCGCGACCACGTCTGCATCCGCGACAGCAATGCCCAGTCGCCCGGCCGCGCCGCCTTCCTGGTCGAGGGCAAGTCGGTCAGCGTCGCCCTGCCCGGCCAGATCACCGTGAACAGCGCCCAGGCCGTGCGCCGGCTGGTGCTGGAGGGCGAGGGGCTGGCGCTGATCCCCGGCTTCGTCGTGGCCGAGGATGTCGCCGCCGGCCGGCTGGAACGGCTGCTGCCGGCTTATGCGCGCCCGCAGCTGGACATCCAGGCTTTATACCTGCCGCAACCTTTCATCGCGCCGCGGCTTTCGGCCTATCTCGACCATCTGCGCGCGGCGCTTACGCCCCTGCTGAAAGCACCGCCCCCGGGTTCATGA
- a CDS encoding MetQ/NlpA family ABC transporter substrate-binding protein — protein sequence MRKIALLASAFALTAAMASAEEIKVGVSVGEHAEIMEEVAKVAAAKGLTIDIVEFTDYVVPNQALNDGDLNANSFQHQPYLDNQIKDRGFDLVTIGKTITTPMGVYSEKLKSLDDLPEGAKVAIPNDPTNGGRALLILQAKGLIKLAEGTGLTPSPLDVSENPKNLKFLELEAAQLPRTLADADIAVINTNYALDAGLNPNKDAIAMEQADSPYANVIVVRKADENADWAKELVEAYHDPAVKSFIEEKYQGAVIPAW from the coding sequence ATGCGTAAGATCGCCCTTCTCGCTTCGGCCTTCGCGCTGACGGCCGCCATGGCTTCGGCCGAGGAAATCAAGGTCGGCGTCTCGGTCGGCGAACATGCCGAGATCATGGAAGAGGTGGCCAAGGTCGCTGCCGCCAAGGGGCTGACCATCGACATCGTCGAATTCACCGATTACGTCGTGCCGAACCAGGCGCTGAACGACGGCGACCTGAATGCCAACAGCTTCCAGCACCAGCCCTATCTGGACAACCAGATCAAGGACCGCGGCTTCGATCTGGTGACCATCGGCAAGACCATCACCACGCCGATGGGGGTCTATTCCGAAAAGCTGAAATCGCTGGACGACCTGCCCGAGGGCGCCAAGGTGGCGATCCCGAACGACCCGACCAACGGCGGCCGCGCCCTGCTGATCCTGCAGGCCAAGGGGCTGATCAAGCTGGCCGAGGGCACCGGGCTGACGCCCTCGCCGCTGGATGTCTCCGAGAACCCGAAGAACCTGAAGTTCCTGGAACTCGAGGCCGCGCAGCTGCCGCGCACCTTGGCCGATGCCGACATCGCCGTCATCAATACCAATTACGCGCTGGACGCCGGGCTGAACCCCAACAAGGACGCCATCGCCATGGAACAGGCCGACAGCCCCTATGCCAACGTCATCGTGGTGCGCAAGGCCGACGAGAACGCGGATTGGGCCAAGGAACTGGTCGAGGCCTATCACGACCCGGCGGTGAAGTCCTTCATCGAGGAGAAATACCAAGGCGCCGTCATCCCGGCCTGGTGA
- a CDS encoding DoxX family protein — MSTLNHGGLAASENRAELAALLLRLLAGAWFLVHGLTKLLVFTPAGTAGYFQSLGLPGALGYLTMVLEIAGGLALIAGIATRHVALVLAAVLLGAAWFGHAANGFGFGNPGGGWEYPVFWAVTMLALSLLGDGAWSLGKRR; from the coding sequence ATGAGCACCCTCAACCACGGCGGCCTGGCCGCCAGCGAAAACCGGGCCGAACTGGCCGCCCTGCTGCTGCGCCTGCTGGCCGGGGCCTGGTTCCTGGTCCACGGGCTGACCAAGCTGCTGGTCTTTACCCCGGCGGGCACGGCGGGCTATTTCCAGTCGCTGGGCCTGCCCGGCGCGCTGGGATACCTGACCATGGTGCTGGAGATCGCCGGCGGCCTGGCGCTGATCGCCGGCATTGCGACGCGCCACGTCGCGCTGGTCCTGGCGGCGGTGCTGCTGGGCGCGGCCTGGTTCGGCCATGCCGCGAACGGCTTCGGCTTCGGCAACCCGGGCGGCGGCTGGGAATATCCGGTGTTCTGGGCCGTGACCATGCTGGCGCTGTCGCTGCTGGGCGACGGGGCCTGGTCGCTGGGCAAGCGCCGCTGA
- a CDS encoding acetyl-CoA hydrolase/transferase family protein: protein MDQDYLHRIRHAGLRDRVVSAEAAAGLIRDGMVLGMSGFTRAGEAKAVPMALAERAKREPMKVTLMTGASLGNDLDKTMAEAHLLSRRIPFMSDPALRRAINAGEVMYIDQHLSETVEQLRTCQLPPVDIAIVEAVAITEQGGIVPTTSVGNSASFALLADKVIVEINLSQPETLEGLHDIYIPTYRPTRTPIPVVAPESRVGYPFIPVPPERIAAIVVSTKLDSSSTVLDPDAETRAIAGHLTEFLKNEVAHSRMPSHLHPLQAGIGTIANAVLHGFIDSPFHDLTMYSEVLQDSTFDLMDAGKMVFASGSSITLSAPRYAEVMARFQDYKPRLVLRPQEISNHPEVVRRLGLICINTALEFDIYGNVNSTHVMGTQMMNGIGGSGDFARNAYLSVFVTKSVAKGGRISSVVPMVSHVDHTEHDVDILVTEQGLADLRGLAPRERARVVLQNCVGPEWRDALADYHDRALARGGHTPHVIEEALSWHDRLRRTGSMRPE from the coding sequence ATGGACCAGGATTATCTGCACCGCATCCGCCACGCCGGCTTGCGCGACCGCGTGGTCAGCGCCGAAGCGGCCGCCGGCCTGATCCGCGACGGCATGGTGCTGGGCATGTCCGGCTTTACCCGCGCGGGCGAGGCCAAGGCGGTGCCGATGGCCCTGGCCGAGCGCGCGAAGCGCGAGCCGATGAAGGTCACGCTGATGACCGGGGCCTCGCTGGGCAACGACCTCGACAAGACCATGGCCGAGGCGCATCTCTTGTCGCGCCGCATCCCCTTCATGTCCGACCCCGCCCTGCGCCGCGCCATCAACGCGGGCGAGGTGATGTATATCGACCAGCACCTGTCCGAGACGGTCGAGCAGCTGCGCACCTGCCAGCTGCCGCCGGTGGACATCGCCATCGTCGAGGCGGTGGCGATCACCGAGCAGGGTGGCATCGTGCCCACCACCTCGGTCGGCAATTCGGCCAGTTTCGCGCTGCTCGCCGACAAGGTCATCGTCGAGATCAACCTGAGCCAGCCCGAGACGCTGGAGGGGCTGCACGACATCTATATCCCGACCTATCGCCCGACGCGGACGCCGATTCCGGTCGTGGCGCCGGAAAGCCGGGTCGGCTATCCCTTCATCCCGGTGCCGCCCGAGCGCATCGCGGCCATCGTCGTCTCGACCAAGCTCGACTCGTCCTCGACCGTGCTGGACCCGGATGCGGAGACCCGCGCCATCGCCGGCCACCTGACCGAATTCCTGAAGAACGAGGTGGCGCATTCCCGGATGCCGAGCCATCTGCATCCCTTGCAGGCCGGCATCGGCACCATTGCCAATGCGGTGCTGCACGGCTTCATCGACAGCCCGTTCCACGACCTGACGATGTATAGCGAGGTCTTGCAGGATTCGACCTTCGACCTGATGGATGCGGGCAAGATGGTCTTTGCCTCGGGCTCGTCCATCACGCTCTCGGCGCCGAGATATGCCGAGGTGATGGCGCGGTTTCAGGACTACAAGCCCAGGCTGGTGCTGCGGCCGCAGGAGATCTCGAACCACCCCGAGGTGGTGCGGCGGCTGGGGCTGATCTGCATCAACACGGCGCTGGAATTCGACATCTACGGCAACGTGAACTCGACCCATGTCATGGGCACGCAGATGATGAATGGCATCGGCGGCTCGGGCGATTTCGCGCGGAACGCCTATCTGTCGGTCTTCGTGACCAAGTCGGTGGCCAAGGGCGGGCGGATTTCCTCGGTGGTGCCGATGGTCAGCCATGTCGACCATACCGAGCATGACGTGGACATCCTGGTGACCGAGCAGGGGCTGGCCGATCTGCGCGGCCTTGCCCCGCGCGAGCGGGCGCGGGTGGTGCTGCAGAACTGCGTGGGCCCGGAATGGCGCGATGCGCTGGCGGATTACCACGACCGGGCGCTGGCGCGCGGCGGCCATACGCCGCATGTGATCGAGGAGGCGCTGAGCTGGCACGACCGGCTGCGCCGCACCGGCAGCATGAGGCCGGAATAA
- a CDS encoding FAD-binding oxidoreductase yields the protein MLNPADKTLAARLPEGVLREVTPAYLEEPRGRYLGRAGLVAAPRDTDEVAAVVRACAEARVGIVPRGGGTGLVSGQVMPDGPAPLILSLERMTALRGLWPEENVLVAEAGMTLQAVRDAATVAGRLFPLSLASQGTAAIGGCLSTNAGGVTALRYGTARSLCLGVEAVLPDGSIVHDLKRLRKDNTGYDIRDLLIGAEGTLGIVTAASLKLVVPPPNVGLAMLQVPGPEAALTLLSLAEGRMAGGVTAFELIGGQGLAFLSEVLPEIRQPLPGVSWSVLVEVGLPEGLAPDAALEGLLVDAMERGLVLDGVIAQSGQQAADFWHLREHIPEANRRIGAIASHDISLPLSEIAGFIRDAGAALAGEGLRINCFGHLGDGNLHYNLFPPPGRQRGDYDDRRKALSALVHEMVVARGGSFSAEHGVGRLKVGELERWGDPARLAAMRAIKQALDPLGIMNPGAVLSAGA from the coding sequence ATGCTGAACCCCGCCGATAAGACGCTGGCCGCGCGCCTGCCCGAAGGCGTGCTGCGCGAGGTGACGCCTGCCTATCTGGAGGAGCCGCGCGGCCGCTATCTGGGCCGGGCCGGGCTGGTCGCCGCGCCGCGCGACACCGATGAGGTCGCCGCCGTGGTGCGCGCCTGCGCCGAGGCGCGGGTCGGCATCGTGCCGCGCGGCGGCGGCACCGGGCTGGTCTCGGGGCAGGTGATGCCGGACGGTCCGGCGCCGCTGATCCTGTCGCTGGAACGCATGACCGCGCTGCGCGGCCTCTGGCCCGAGGAGAACGTGCTGGTCGCCGAGGCCGGCATGACCCTGCAAGCCGTGCGCGACGCGGCGACAGTCGCGGGCCGGCTCTTTCCGCTGTCGCTGGCGAGCCAAGGCACGGCGGCCATCGGCGGCTGCCTCTCGACCAATGCCGGCGGCGTCACCGCGCTGCGCTATGGCACCGCGCGGTCGCTGTGCCTGGGGGTCGAGGCGGTGCTGCCCGACGGGTCCATCGTCCACGACCTGAAGCGGCTGCGCAAGGACAACACCGGCTACGACATCCGCGACCTGCTGATCGGGGCCGAGGGCACGCTGGGCATCGTCACCGCCGCCAGCCTGAAGCTGGTGGTGCCGCCGCCGAACGTGGGCCTTGCCATGCTGCAGGTGCCGGGCCCCGAGGCGGCGCTGACGCTGCTGTCGCTGGCCGAGGGCCGCATGGCCGGCGGCGTCACGGCTTTCGAGCTGATCGGCGGGCAGGGGCTGGCCTTCCTGTCCGAGGTGCTGCCCGAGATCCGCCAGCCGCTGCCGGGCGTATCCTGGTCGGTGCTGGTCGAGGTCGGCCTGCCCGAGGGGCTGGCCCCGGACGCGGCGCTGGAGGGGCTGTTGGTGGACGCCATGGAGCGCGGGCTGGTGCTTGACGGCGTTATCGCCCAGTCGGGGCAGCAGGCGGCGGATTTCTGGCACCTGCGCGAGCATATCCCCGAGGCGAACCGCCGCATCGGTGCCATCGCCAGCCATGACATCAGCCTGCCGCTGTCGGAAATCGCCGGCTTCATCCGCGATGCCGGCGCGGCCTTGGCGGGCGAGGGGCTGCGGATCAACTGCTTCGGCCATCTCGGCGACGGCAACCTGCATTACAACCTGTTCCCGCCCCCCGGCCGCCAGCGCGGCGACTACGACGACCGCCGCAAGGCGCTGTCGGCGCTGGTGCATGAGATGGTGGTGGCGCGCGGCGGCTCCTTCTCGGCCGAGCATGGCGTCGGCCGGCTGAAGGTCGGCGAGCTGGAGCGCTGGGGCGACCCGGCGCGGCTGGCGGCGATGCGGGCGATCAAGCAGGCACTGGACCCCTTGGGCATCATGAACCCGGGGGCGGTGCTTTCAGCAGGGGCGTAA
- a CDS encoding GNAT family protein, which translates to MFGRRRPPSLETERMLLRLPAHQDFGPWVALRVESRAFLTPWEPVWAADHLSKRSFTNRVYWAQRASRNGTALPLFLIRRDGTLLGAITLDNIRRGPAQSATIGYWIGQSFARQGYMREAIGALVQHAFAEMELSRIEAACLPENTPSRGVLERAGFKYEGVAQSYLQINGRWRNHVLYANLRHDRRGKTEVR; encoded by the coding sequence ATGTTCGGCCGAAGGCGTCCGCCCAGTCTCGAGACCGAGCGGATGCTGCTGCGCCTGCCTGCGCATCAGGATTTCGGCCCCTGGGTGGCGCTGCGCGTGGAAAGCCGCGCTTTCCTGACGCCGTGGGAGCCGGTCTGGGCGGCCGACCACCTGTCGAAGCGCAGCTTCACCAACCGGGTCTATTGGGCGCAGCGCGCCAGCCGCAACGGCACGGCGCTGCCCTTGTTCCTGATCCGCCGCGACGGCACGCTGCTGGGGGCGATCACGCTGGACAACATTCGCCGCGGCCCGGCGCAATCGGCCACCATCGGCTATTGGATCGGCCAGTCCTTTGCCCGGCAGGGTTACATGCGCGAGGCCATCGGCGCGCTGGTGCAGCACGCCTTCGCCGAGATGGAGCTGAGCCGCATCGAGGCCGCCTGCCTGCCCGAGAACACCCCCTCGCGCGGGGTGCTGGAACGGGCGGGCTTCAAGTATGAGGGCGTGGCGCAAAGCTATCTGCAGATCAACGGCCGCTGGCGCAACCATGTGCTTTACGCCAACCTGCGCCACGACCGGCGCGGCAAGACCGAGGTGCGCTGA